CTAAAGGAACCTTCTGAAATCAAATACCCaggaataaaacaatattttgtatATTGAAATATGCATCTTTCCAAACACAATGTGTCAGCTGTTCAAACAACGTCATGAACCGCTTGGTGAGACAATGTCACAGCATCTCATTACGGTGAACGTGGTCACAGCATTGTTGAATGTCACATCCATCAATGTGCGGTACTCAATCGTTTTAAGCGTCATGTGTGCACAGCCTTTTGTTTTCTCATGGTAAACCAAACGCGCACAAATCCAGTCCGGACTTCACGGGGCGGTGGCCAGCGCCATCCCAGCACGTCTCTGGgttttagacattgggggggggggggggggggggtccaataTACGGTTGGTCCAATCTGGACCATACGTATATTCCTACGAACTAAGAAGGTACCTCCTTAGTTCGTAGGAATGGGCACAGAGCAGACCTCGCCTGTTTGTGGTTCGTCAGCTCACTGCTCCACGTAACCTCAGAGTTTTAAAAGGGAAGTTATCAAATTCATAGCCCCCCTTTTAAATAAAGCTGTAGTAACTTCGGGTCAAGTGGTCAGCCGCCATGTAAAGAACCACGTACCGATCAGCTGTGAGTTTCCGGTCAGACCGGAGACTTAAAGGGAAGAGCGCTCGGCGCCTTgcgatgaaaacacacacacgatgaaacACATTTACTGAACAGGACAAACGCCACAGCGACCCGCTTATGCGTTTTATTTCATTGGGGACAAAACGAGGCAGTGTCATTTAAATTTCTCAACTTTGCAAATCAGCCATTCCCCGTCCCCAAGGCTGAAGAAACTCACAGAAGAATGTCTCCAATGGTGACATGCGTTCATTGAGCACAGTACTGAAACACCTGCTGGTCGACATGCCTTTTCCTCAACTCAACAAGTACCCTCCCCTTTCATTGTTGGACCTCAACGTAACACACGGCGTTGCCCGTAAAACTAGTTCGGGTCACGTTGTCATCGGTCTCATGACTAGTTTCGCTCAGCACTATATTCACAAAACCACTCACATTTAATCTTCTAAACGCTAATAAAAAACAAGTTCCAAGCTGCTTTGGTTGTAAAATATGCCGTTTTCGATCAATGACTTGACTAAATGGAGGCTTTCCTTCAaaatagggaggggggggggggggggggggcatttgataCCCACAGTGTTCTGTATTAATGAACAATTCCTTAACTGGCTGAGACTTgtaatactatatatatatatatatgacactGATAAAAGTAACAGTCTATTAAATATGTTTCATTGTTCTCATCATCACAAACATGTAGGTTACGTGCGTCATGAAGTAATGCATTTATAAGCTTTAGCAATTAGAAGGGAGGTGGACAGAGGAAAAAAGAACACACCTGGGCCGTCATTCAAAGCCACGCCCTCTAAAAAACACACCCTCTGTTCACATAAAAAGTGGCAACAGAAGCACTGTTGTCACGACTTAACTTGGGATCCAGCTGATCACATCAGAGGAACGAGCATCACCAACGCAACTCATCATTCCAAGGACTGCAAGGACTTTTGGGCTTTTACACCCAATTTCACCTCTTTGGAACTGACGATAATATCTACAGGTAGGCTCGGGCCATGCAAGACACTGGAATCTGTAACTTTTGGTGTAGCTTAACATCCTATCTTTTTTAAATACTCTCAAATGCGGTACCAgaacaatattatatatatatttctccttGTATTATTGACTAATGTTTTTGATACAATCTCTTAACACTACAGTTAACCATTGACCTGTTACTATTATTTTACTAAAAAGAATAATCTGGCCACACCCAATTCAGGCATGAACAGCAGACTGGTCTTCGCTGTCCTACTTGTGACGCTGTCCTGTATGTCTATCGGCACCTACGGCCAAGCAACAAACGGAACCAGTTCAACAAACGGAACCACTTCAGCAAACGCCACGAGCCCAACCAACGCCACGAGCCCAACCAACGCCACGAGCCCAGCAAACGCCACGAGCCCAACCAACGCCACGAGCCCAACCAACGCCACGAGCCCAGCAAACGCCACGAGCCCAGCAAACGCCACGAGCCCAGCAAACGCCACGAGCCCAGCAAACGCCACGAGCCCAGCAAACGCCACGAGCCCAGCAAACGCCACGAGCCCAGCAAACGCCACGAGACCAGCAAACGCCACGAGCCCAGCAAACGCCACGAGCCCAACAAATGCCACGAGCCCAACAAACGCTACGAGCCTACCCATAACGGTTCCCTCACTGACGCCTAACACCACGGTGGAAACTCTTCAGGTGCGTGATACCAAACGAAGAGCACGGTGAAATAGAACAGATCTGAACTCACATATGATGTTTAACATTAGCAAAGCGCTAAGATCTTTTTTTCATGTCCCTTTCAGACTCCTCTTTCTAGGGCAGCATGTGGGACTAGGGAGCTTTGTGTGGCTGAGCCCTCGAGCTGTGACCCCTCCACAAGTTCCTGTTTCTTTCTGAGTGCCAAGCAGATCAGCGGTAATGACTTTGCGTTTGGGCTCTCTGGAGAGTCTGACGGCTACATTGCTGCCACCCTTTCACCGGACGCCACACTGGTAACGTCAAGTTCtgtcccccacccacccactgaCAGGGGAGGGCTAACCAAAAGCCAATCGTATAGTTAGTTTGAAGGCGTCTGTGTAAACagataaaacatttctgttttgtcCACTACAGGGAGGAAATGACCCAACCTATGTCTGCGCAAAGAATGGCAGTGCTGTTCAGTTCTTCGGCACAATTCTCAACAATGGCCTGCTGACTGTGACAACGGTGAGTTAAAATTGGAGTGAGGAGAAAATAGAGCTGTATGTTGGAGCCAATGTCTTATTTTTTTGGGGCCTtttcacacacagaaatatgGTATAATTATTCCAGTGTGTTTAGGGGAAATATTGGATTGTTGTAATCTGCACTTGAAAATGTTTGCAGCAATGCCCTGCTTGGCTTAATAATGTTTGGAACAACTACCGTACTCAGAAATGCAGGCCTCTTATATTGTGATCCATTCACAAGCATACTGCTCTGAGTAACTAATGGACAACATTTTCTGCCAAGCACAGTCCTGCTTATAGTGTACAGAGGTTTCAGTCACATTatggtttttaaattaaaaccaaaaCTAATTTTCTTGTTGATTGTCTTCGCTCTGCAGCTGAATGCAAACTCTGTGAAAGGCAAAGTCAGTGGAAGAAATATCCAGTGTACATTTTCTGCCACTGTGCTAGGAACAGCTACTAGAGCTATCCAAACCACactcgcagtctccactggatcTTTCAACACCAGTAAGCAAACACAATGGACACACATCACCATCATGTGCATTTTAAACAGCCAGCCAAGAACCACTGAtcatatattataaaatatgttaaacatgtttttttcttttttcagctaGTGGAACCCTGGGGAGCCCAACACCAAGAATACAAGGTTCTGTTTCAGACCTGGGGAATCCCAGCTCCAATTTCACTAACATTCTTGCCGCTAACGCCACTAGCCACGCCATTACATTCCATCAATCTCTGACACAAGGTAAGTTAAGGGTTTGTCATCGAGATAAAAATGTGTCCAACAAGTGCATTAAACAATTAGAACAATACTTGATCAACAATGTGTTGTCCCCTACAGCTGTGCTGATGACTGTGGGTGTGCTCAGTCTGGCCACGGTCTGAGGAACCTGAAATCCCCAAGACAAGAAACAATGGACAACCACAACCGTCATGCTTAATTTACTTTACTGAAAGTTGGGAGGGTGATCACACGTCTGAAGGCTttatgaaaaaagacaaatgtgaaTGGCATTTGGTTACCACACATTCAGATAAAAACTTTAAGATGCAACCACTGAAGAAATCCTTTTTGTTAATGAACTAAAATGCCGTGAATCATATTGTCCTGTTTTCCTTCAAACACAGATGACATTATTGAGGACGATCATTAGTTTTGCaagcaaagaaatgtatttttcctctaATCTACTAGCAAACAgcagacatttttgttttgttcatgttattttttttaaattctttttcaAGGGACTGTATTGTGTattaacaaatattttaaatgaagcctGTGTTGTTAACTTAACTTTTTCTAATGAAGCCTTCATTGGCTGATATTTTATCAATGTGCAAGAACACAAGCAGATGAGACGTTGCATATAGAGAATGCTATGTCTGATACCAAATAATGATGAAATTGGTTTTGCACTTTTTATTATGTAACAGTTGATGCTTGATTacagattttttaaataaacatcttaTGTAAACTGATTGTCTTTAGTAACAAAACATCTTGTGTTCCAAAACTTTGGAAGCTCTGAAATGAGTTTTCAGCATAAGCGCAGTTCTGCCCTCAGGAGGCCAAAGTATGATCCACAATTACACAGAAGGAACTGTATTTTAAATCCATTGGCATattagtaaaaaaagaaatcaatgaagTGATGCAATTCTCCATTTTAACTACATAAAAATATGGGTCTAATCTGTAAAGCACTTGTTCACTTCCAAAGTCAACGAGGGCTTTACAGATTAGGGActgctctttctttttcatGGAATTCATCAAcagtgaaaacagaaaagagcACATGTTTTTTGGGCCGGTGAATGTTCAATTCCTGTAAACGACACCAGAAAGACTTGACAGTTTaatgcagtgattctcaactggtggttTGCGGACCCGTTTTCAATGGGccattgcatgggaaaataaaaattagaataaaaaaaaaaaaatatcacacaattcatcctgtgattttattttgaagagactttttttaatgcagcggagtgtggTTAtcggttgggtcaaaccattctgatatgggggtgATATTAGGGTTTTgggataattaaacatcttgaatgtaaaatataaaattcagcttgtgaacttgattttgaataaatttcaGATGTTGAGAAtattcctcgatttgggtcgcggcttgtcattaacgggtgatggtgggtcccggagccagaccagttgagaaccactggtttaatgTATATTTGGAGTTCCAGGAGAAACTCTAAAAGATGCCGGTTCTAACCTCCTCTTAGTCAAACAGTCACAGGGTGTCAGCAGTGGGGTTCAACAGGCCGAGCTGGATCTGTGACTTGTTGCATAAAGTAGTGCTGATACCTCAGCCACACCTTtctagaggagggagaggccgcCCAAAGCGCTTGGAGATCAATTAAAGGAACCTTTTGAAATCAAAtagtgaggaaaaaaatacattttgtatattCAAATATGCATCTTTTCCAAACACaatgtgttggtttgtttattcatttatcagacttttttgccccgtgcatcaccactgctgcttttcattgcatttttttcacaGACATGTTTGTCCCGTATTAaactccacaactttgttcacccctacCCCTGAACCCCTTGTTCATATCCTGCGAACCAACGTTTGCGGATATCTGCATCCACTATAAGGACGCTCGCAAAGATTTTGACgcaagtctagaaaaattgATCAACACACCCAACCATGCAAGAGaggtgaaaaggcagcaaggggctcttgcgTCTCCGTGTCCTTGAGTTTGCAGAAGCATAAATGGGGCGTTATAGTTAAACCAAAATTGCTTGTTGAGTTAAATTCTTTCACATCATTCACTCCTGCTTCATTCAAAAAGCTTTCATTCAATTGACAAAACAGATTAAACTATTCTTTGATAATCAATTGTGTCtcgtttgtaaacctgtttttGGAACTATGATCCCTAATTGCACCAAGGGTTGTCATGATACCAATACCtaccaaaatattacgataccaAATACTTTTGATCCTCTCTGGGGACCATCACCATATCgtggtggagaggtttgtgtgttcCTATGACCCTAAGGGCTGTGTTGTCGGGAGCCTTGCGCTTCTGGTAAGGTTGCCCTTGGCAAAGTGGTCTCAGGCGAGGGGCCAGACTAACCCAGACGGGTGTGGGGATACTCACAATTCCCCGGCTTAGTGCTGCTACATTGGAGGTCACCCCATGGACAAAAGGGTTGCCTCCCTATGCcttcgggtggtgggggggaaaaCTCAGACTGTTGTCTGTGCATATGCACCAAACGTGTACCAGAGCACCCTAGGTCAAATAATTGTATCATCTGATCTGAGACCACATATTCAGGACACTCGGgtaaagagaggggcagagctgtcaactgatcacCATCTGGTAGTGAGCTGTGTCAGAGGATGGGGGAAAACTCAGGACTGACCTAAACCCAAGCATGTAGTGCGGGTTAACTGGGAATGTCTTGAGGAGGCTCCGGTCCAAAAGATTTTGAACTCACACCTCCGGCAGAGCTTTGCTCGCATTCCTGTGGAAgtaggggacattgaaccagagtggtgCATGTTCAAAACCTCCATTGCTGAAGCTGCGGCAGTGAGTTGTGGCATCAAGGTCTTAGGTGCATCAAGGGGCGGAAACCCTCAAACCCCGTAGTGGACACCGGTGGTCAGGGAAGCCGTCTGACTGAAGAAGGATGCCTTCCAGGTTATGATATCCGGTGGGAAGTTGCAGTGTACTGACAGGCTCGAAGGGCAGCAGCATCTGCCGTAACGGAGGCAAAGCAgtgagtgtgggaggagttcgggTTAACTATGGAGTAGGACTTTCGGTCAGCACCAAAGTGCCCCTGGAAGACGGGGGAAACGGAGAACCATTCAAGCTGTGTACCGTAAGGATGGGACCCTGTTGACCGTGACTGAGGAGGTTATCGGGCGGtggaaggaacactttgaggaacCCCTAAATCCAACTACTACGCCCTCTTTGgtagaggcggaggagggattttcgtcaatttgcctggtggaggtcactgaggtagtcaaacaactcTGCAGTGGCAAAGCCCCGGGGATTGACGAGATTTGTCCAGAGATGCTAGCAATGCAATCAATGGGTGTTGAAGggttgtcttggatgacacgcctcttcaacattgcatggaagtctgggacagtgccaaaagagtagcagaccggggtggtggtacctctcttcaaaaagggggaccagagagtgtgtgccaattacaggggtatcacactactcagcctccctggtaaagtctactccaaggtgctggaaagaAGGGTTCGCCCAATAGTcgaaccaaggattgaagaggaacaatgcggTTTTCGTCCGGGTCGTGGAATGAcggaccagctctttactctttcacgaatcttggagggggcctgggagtatgctcatccagtctacatgtgttttgtggatttggAGAAGGCGTATGGCCGGGTCCcccgagagaaaatgtgggaggtgctgcagtagtacggggtgagagggtcGTTACTTGGGGCCATTCAATCCCTGTAcgcccaaagcgagagctgtgttcGGGTGCTCAGCAGTAAGTCTGAGTCGTTTCCGGTGGATTATCAAtaatcttgtttgtggttttcatggacaggatatcgcGGCGTAGTCCGTGGGAGGAGGGTTACAGTTTGGGGGGGCTGCGGATATcattgctgctttttgcagacaaTGTGGTCCTGGTGGCATCCtcggtctgcggcctccaactctGACTGGAGCGGTTCGCGGCagagtgtgaagcggttggaATGAGGATTAGAACCTCCGAATCgaaatgtgtccttaccctAAATGAAGGAGTTAAAAGTACCTtggggtcttgttcacgagtgaggggaagatggagtgtgaacttggccggagaatcggagcagcgggggcggtattgcactcgctttatcgcaccgttgtgacgaaaagagagctgagccgaaaggcaaagctctcgatctaccggtcaatcttcattcctacgcTCACATATGGTCATggaggatgggtcatgaccgaaagaactaggtcacgggtacaagcggccgaaatgggtttcctctgGAGaatggctggcgtctcccttagagatagggtgagaagctcaggcATTCGCGAGGGGCttggagtagagccgctgctcctttgcgtggaaaggagccagttgaggtggtttgggcatctggtaaggatgccccttggacgcctcccttgggaggtgtcccaggcacgtccagctgggaaagaccgaggactaggtggagagattatatctctacactggcctgggaaccccttgggatcccccagtaagagctggtagatgtggcccggaaAAGGGAAGTTTGAGGTCCCCTGCTgaagctgttgcccccgcgacccgaccccagataagcggttgaagatgagatgagatactTTTgatacaataccacaaataggatactggaatatttatctattatagtaatacataaaacatctgtaaggttctctttttaccagcttgttcctgcccagctttttgaacacttaacaaatgtaattcatattagtattagtccacagcaagatattattGAAAACGACATAGTAAAATCATGGCATTGATTATgagctatgtaggcctattgtccgtatctgaccataggactacatagttatttccataagcatgaattataacattttacagaaaactaaagctatgtgtgTTGGGTCCATTAAAGAtgaacacataattaaagggcaatttctcccctttattgaaaacgACAATAAAAATTGCATCAAGTGtatattatttggtacaattttgtgtgcATGCTGAACATGAGTGActgtaggttattttgcatgtgtatatatctgctggactattcagtaacttatttgctgtcttgtgttgcacttgcttgatgtttgacttagtaaagttgttgtcaagccaacacagCTTTGGCCgaccgggggaaggggggaggtcAACACTACATGCCGCGATCGGCATCACAGATGTGCAATTTAgcgtcggcgaggttggagatgaaccagcgcggattgtTTTTTTAGCGTGAGACACAGGAAAACCGTGAGAgttggcagcctgtagctgtgttggttaatttgacaacaactttcctaacagtcaaacatcagcatgtgcaacacaagaccaagcaaacctcttttacccggacatttTCTCTTTTGGAGACGTAAAAAAgacgtaaaataataaatacgtCATACCCAAAgaatttccagatctcacttttggcatcttttctttcaacaagcagAGGATAGTCGGCAACAGCTCCTGCTCATGAGGTCATGTCTCTCTGAAATGACtctgagtgacggctgcctgttgcatgtgagagc
This sequence is a window from Pungitius pungitius chromosome 1, fPunPun2.1, whole genome shotgun sequence. Protein-coding genes within it:
- the LOC119223062 gene encoding uncharacterized protein LOC119223062; the protein is MNSRLVFAVLLVTLSCMSIGTYGQATNGTSSTNGTTSANATSPTNATSPTNATSPANATSPTNATSPTNATSPANATSPANATSPANATSPANATSPANATSPANATSPANATRPANATSPANATSPTNATSPTNATSLPITVPSLTPNTTVETLQTPLSRAACGTRELCVAEPSSCDPSTSSCFFLSAKQISGNDFAFGLSGESDGYIAATLSPDATLGGNDPTYVCAKNGSAVQFFGTILNNGLLTVTTLNANSVKGKVSGRNIQCTFSATVLGTATRAIQTTLAVSTGSFNTTSGTLGSPTPRIQGSVSDLGNPSSNFTNILAANATSHAITFHQSLTQAVLMTVGVLSLATV